From Microcaecilia unicolor chromosome 11, aMicUni1.1, whole genome shotgun sequence, the proteins below share one genomic window:
- the FAM110D gene encoding protein FAM110D: MKRAPLVASSSPLELLNRGPEYLRRQIEMGSGSRTPSAVERLEADKAKYVKTQEVMNTRQDPVLTACTTPLLHHSRGLVMAQWCNSPDPDCNQNQRCAQNLSNGAASLPVPVLRRSTGKRLLRPDSLVMYRQKRDCKVVNKENAKGGSLVRRLFQGSLREKQKISPNALTEEPSPTPKDESQMLWVPVEKEGLRLAQSQFSPITRRRAQSSHLSPLICRRTWTPEQRRRKSTGTYLPLNLVKTPWPEVHLCCSLALSEKERFFDHCGLDRDLVELLGMDKFFSSEWDVMSLPHGSGGDSRENSECSQYSCLGAELTEEEPSEKTPSPISVIERNARVIKWLYSCQKAKEKPRESTV, encoded by the coding sequence ATGAAAAGGGCTCCTCTGGTAGCTTCTTCCTCTCCTCTTGAGCTGCTGAACCGGGGTCCAGAGTATCTGCGTAGACAAATAGAAATGGGTAGTGGCTCAAGGACTCCCAGTGCTGTTGAGAGGCTGGAAGCAGATAAAGCTAAGTACGTGAAAACACAAGAAGTGATGAACACCCGGCAGGATCCTGTACTCACAGCCTGTACTACACCACTGCTTCACCACAGCAGGGGGCTAGTGATGGCCCAGTGGTGCAATAGTCCTGATCCAGACTGCAATCAGAACCAGCGCTGTGCACAGAACCTGAGCAATGGAGCCGCTTCCCTACCAGTGCCTGTGTTGCGGAGAAGCACTGGGAAGCGTCTGCTGAGGCCTGACTCGCTTGTCATGTATCGGCAGAAACGGGACTGCAAGGTTGTGAACAAAGAAAATGCCAAGGGTGGCAGCCTGGTACGAAGGTTATTTCAAGGATCcctgagagagaagcagaaaatttCTCCCAATGCCCTCACAGAGGAGCCATCACCAACTCCCAAAGATGAAAGCCAGATGCTCTGGGTCCCGGTGGAGAAGGAGGGGTTGAGACTAGCTCAGAGCCAGTTTAGTCCCATAACAAGGCGCAGAGCTCAGAGCAGCCACCTCAGTCCATTAATATGCCGCAGAACTTGGACGCCAGAGCAAAGGCGACGGAAGTCAACCGGCACCTATTTGCCCCTCAACCTTGTCAAAACCCCATGGCCTGAGGTACATCTGTGCTGCTCCCTTGCTCTGTCTGAGAAGGAAAGATTCTTTGATCACTGCGGCCTGGACAGGGATTTGGTGGAGCTGCTTGGGATGGATAAGTTTTTCTCATCCGAGTGGGATGTTATGTCTTTGCCCCATGGGAGTGGCGGTGACTCTAGGGAGAACAGTGAATGCTCCCAGTACAGCTGCCTGGGGGCAGAACTCACTGAGGAGGAACCAAGTGAaaagaccccttctcccatctcggTCATAGAGAGGAATGCTCGCGTCATTAAGTGGCTGTACAGTTGTCAGAAAGCCAAGGAAAAACCACGAGAATCCACAGTGTGA